A single window of Cottoperca gobio chromosome 9, fCotGob3.1, whole genome shotgun sequence DNA harbors:
- the bmp1a gene encoding bone morphogenetic protein 1a: MDLTARCLCLLSCLGVILAIDLEAIDPRYYVESTATSEVIDYKDPCKAVAFLGDIALDEEDMRMFKVDRIIDLAQRTVQLVNHTGSTNQSSQNRHGSRRRKRAATSRPERVWPEGVIPYVISGNFSGSQRAIFRQAMRHWEKHTCVTFIERTQEESYIVFTYRPCGCCSYVGRRGGGPQAISIGKNCDKFGIVVHELGHVIGFWHEHTRPDRDEHVSIIRDNIQPGQEYNFLKMEPGEVDSLGEDYDFDSIMHYARNTFSRGIFLDTILPRYDVNGVRPPIGQRTRLSKGDITQARKLYKCSRCGDSMQDSSGNFSSPGFPNGYSAYMHCIWRISVTPGEKIILNFTSMDLYRSHLCWYDHVEIRDGYWRKAPLKGRFCGDKLPEPIISTDSRLWIEFRSSSNWVGKGFSAVYEAICGGEVKKDNGQIQSPNYPDDYRPNKVCVWKITVAQGYHVGLTFQSFEIERHDSCAYDYLEVRDGNSENSPLLGRFCGYDKPDDIKTSSNQLWMKFVSDGSVNKAGFAANFFKEMDECSKPDNGRCEQRCVNTLGSYKCACDPGYELAADKRSCEAACGGFITKLNGSITSPGWPREYPPNKNCIWQLVAPTQYRITLLFDVFETEGNDVCKYDYVEVRSGLSADSRLHGKFCGAEKPEAITSQYNNMRIEFKSDNTVSKKGFKAQFFSDKDECSKENGGCQHECVNTFGSYSCQCRSGFVLHENKHDCKEAGCDHTVNSVSGVITSPNWPDKYPSKKACTWALTTTPGHRIKITFNEIDMEAHLECAYDHIEIYDGRDGKASSLGRFCGTKKPPPITSNANKLFIRFFSDNSVQKKGFEASHTAECGGRLKAEVKTKDVFSHAQFGDNNYPGASDCQWVISAEKGYGVELIFQTFEIEEEADCGYDYMELFDGADTKSPRLGRYCGSGPPEEIYSAGDSIVIKFRSDDTINKKGFHVRYTSTKFQDTLHSRK; this comes from the exons ATGGATCTCACCGCGAGATGtttgtgtctcctctcctgtctcggCGTGATATTGGCGATCGATTTGGAAGCGATTGATCCACGCTACTATGTGGAGTCCACTGCCACATCAGAGGTGATCGACTATAAGGATCCCTGTAAAGCTG tTGCCTTCCTGGGAGACATCGCTCTCGATGAGGAGGACATGCGAATGTTTAAAGTGGACAGAATAATAGATTTGGCTCAGAGAACCGTCCAGCTTGTGAATCACACAG GATCAACCAATCAGAGTTCCCAAAATAGGCATGGTTCACGTCGCAGGAAAAGGGCTGCCACCTCCAGACCTGAGCGTGTTTGGCCTGAAGGAGTTATTCCCTACGTCATCAGTGGAAACTTCAGTG GCAGCCAGCGGGCTATATTCCGCCAAGCCATGCGGCACTGGGAGAAGCACACCTGTGTGACCTTTATTGAGAGGACGCAGGAGGAGAGCTATATTGTCTTCACCTACCGACCATGTGG GTGCTGCTCCTATGTGGGTCGTCGTGGAGGGGGCCCTCAGGCCATATCCATTGGGAAAAACTGTGACAAGTTTGGCATCGTGGTGCACGAGTTGGGTCACGTGATTGGATTCTGGCACGAGCACACGCGGCCTGACCGAGACGAACATGTCAGCATTATCAGGGACAACATCCAACCAG GACAAGAGTATAACTTTTTGAAGATGGAGCCGGGGGAGGTGGACTCTTTGGGAGAAGACTATGACTTTGACAGTATCATGCACTATGCCAGGAATACATTCTCCAG AGGAATCTTCCTGGACACCATCCTGCCACGCTACGATGTGAACGGAGTACGACCACCCATTGGCCAGAGAACCAGACTGAGCAAAGGGGATATCACACAGGCACGCAAACTCTACAAATGCTCCC gaTGTGGGGACAGTATGCAGGACAGCAGCGGGAACTTCTCCTCTCCAGGCTTCCCCAATGGATACTCGGCCTACATGCACTGCATCTGGAGAATATCCGTCACACCAGGGGAAAAG atcATTCTGAACTTCACCTCCATGGATCTGTACAGGAGCCACTTGTGTTGGTACGACCATGTGGAAATTCGAGATGGATACTGGAGGAAGGCGCCGCTCAAAG GTCGTTTCTGTGGTGACAAGCTGCCGGAGCCAATCATCTCCACCGACAGCCGCCTGTGGATTGAGTTCCGCAGCAGCAGTAACTGGGTTGGAAAAGGTTTCTCCGCCGTTTATGAGG CCATCTGTGGTGGGGAGGTGAAGAAAGACAATGGACAGATCCAATCTCCCAACTACCCTGATGACTACAGGCCCAACAAAGTGTGCGTGTGGAAGATAACTGTAGCTCAGGGCTACCACGTAGGCCTTACCTTCCAGTCTTTTGAG ATTGAGAGACATGACAGTTGTGCCTATGACTACCTGGAAGTGCGCGATGGAAACTCTGAAAACAGTCCCTTACTGGGCCGCTTCTGTGGCTACGACAAGCCAGATGACATCAAAACCAGCTCCAACCAGCTGTGGATGAAATTTGTTTCAGATGGTTCTGTCAATAAGGCCGGCTTTGCTGCCAACTTCTTCAAAG agatGGATGAGTGCTCCAAGCCAGACAACGGTCGCTGTGAGCAACGCTGTGTCAACACACTAGGCAGCTACAAGTGTGCCTGTGACCCAGGCTATGAGCTGGCTGCTGACAAACGCAGCTGTGAGG CTGCCTGTGGAGGCTTCATCACCAAGCTGAATGGGTCAATCACAAGCCCGGGTTGGCCCAGAGAGTACCCCCCAAACAAGAACTGCATCTGGCAGCTGGTTGCCCCCACGCAGTACCGCATCACTCTGCTCTTTGACGTCTTCGAGACTGAGGGCAATGAC GTTTGTAAGTACGACTACGTGGAGGTGCGCAGTGGGCTGTCAGCAGATTCAAGGCTTCATGGGAAGTTCTGTGGGGCAGAGAAACCAGAAGCTATTACCTCCCAGTACAACAACATGCGCATTGAGTTCAAATCAGACAATACTGTTTCCAAAAAGGGCTTTAAAGCGCAGTTCTTCTCAG ACAAAGATGAATGCTCTAAGGAGAACGGTGGCTGTCAACATGAGTGCGTCAACACCTTTGGGAGTTACAGCTGTCAGTGCAGGAGCGGCTTTGTGCTGCATGAGAACAAACACGACTGTAAAGAAG ctggCTGCGATCACACTGTGAATAGCGTGAGCGGTGTTATCACCAGCCCCAATTGGCCGGATAAATACCCCAGCAAGAAGGCATGCACCTGGGCACTCACCACCACCCCGGGCCACCGCATCAAAATA ACCTTCAATGAGATCGACATGGAGGCCCACCTGGAGTGTGCTTACGACCACATTGAGATTTACGACGGGCGAGATGGGAAAGCTTCGAGTCTAGGTCGCTTCTGTGGCACCAAGAAGCCACCACCCATCACGTCTAATGCCAACAAGCTGTTCATTCGCTTCTTCTCTGATAACTCTGTGCAGAAGAAAGGCTTCGAGGCTTCCCATACTGCAG AGTGTGGAGGTCGCCTAAAGGCTGAGGTCAAAACCAAGGACGTGTTCTCCCATGCACAGTTCGGGGACAATAACTACCCCGGAGCCTCTGACTGTCAGTGGGTGATCTCGGCGGAGAAAGGCTACGGCGTGGAGCTCATCTTCCAGACTTTTGAAATTGAAGAGGAGGCGGACTGCGGCTATGACTACATGGAGCTCTTCGATGGAGCTGACACTAAGTCTCCAAGGCTGGGACGTTACTGTGGCTCAGGG CCTCCGGAGGAGATCTACTCGGCCGGTGACTCCATTGTGATCAAGTTCCGCTCTGACGATACTATCAACAAAAAAGGATTCCACGTCCGCTACACCAGCACCAAGTTTCAGGACACACTGCACTCTCGCAAGTGA
- the disp3 gene encoding protein dispatched homolog 3 isoform X1, protein MDVEDEPLLFQTSWGGEEDEEEQEEEDGVAHAAGQSCFSGEAGVCGLWRAVGWVYTQPWASGVVLGVVVSLPCALFAYMLLYCPPLDIDLSYSAFEVHSHFSAERFDALTIAVKTQLGSWDRRKRDLDNSESEALRELLLERLSRQGVFNRTNNEGVRSPTPKNDPLHTGDDQKRGAAASRDNRTVLDMGQEEMEKHNNSNHRAEEEAERSWDGNSTLPLIRRRRFAPNYYLQSQALWRIELVFVAQGEGDSNIFTPERLQTIHHVERMLMQHPQFHQFCWKPLEMLRDLPLGPSYCSPPSSVLSYLYPSERGGKIYYDGMGPDLADIQGSLSLAITHPQFYWYVDESLSPEHLTSSLLRSEIHFGAPLPSYYSLQDRAHEQRSLFKNFVVQYADILSKQSTSQVKVLYGGTELFDDEVRHTFHNDMMLAVISGACITVLVYVLTSFSVFLTFFGLASIGLSCLMALFLYHVVFGVRYLGILNGVAAFVIIGIGVDDVFVFISTFRQASHLRQPQQRMIYTIKTAGRATFLTSFTTAAAYAANTFSQIPAVHDFGLFMALIVSCCWLWVSALMPAALCIWTQCVEPQEHTWLNWGKLFSGLSASHGPLSDEDDDVALLSVEMEPGSCDTDGDAAILSLSVETPLSAPGQQHMGVVSTNLRWALKHLVAEPAVERRKTVLGVFLLVLLLSAGCCCFLRPATHAPLLFRRDTNLQTLLALRSNLSGQGISCPMCSGVFMEKPHPLYTHTSSSAFKFSTHQQHPSTATSNAHRSSAKQNSSTNQTGSLLTVYISKLELGASTTLYRFALNTSTPSPWKLCSPEHEEVSSFQAYNQPRGNYTTRMTVCASHVYHPYPSWMITSTSCEPRHGWTPEFSFYVAPSVQQHGRRLCFAQRRLRPHPSRVCVNPPGCGISSGPDGPTQGTFYIPLPSDLSSPAKMKSSKTFGFNPCSGGACGHPAVRPLVDTGAMVFVVFGILGVNRTEHRDNHVIGDMGSIILDPDFDVFQEMGRLCKICKAISANTQLVKPGGAQCLPSGNKLSSILPLLHPECHSLPEPNLLPGQLSHGAVGMHGGKVRWLSMAFESTTYKGKSSFQTHSDFLQWENFVQEQLASLPQSSALQRGFQTCEHWKQIFMEIIGVESALWSLLLSLAICVAAVSVFTAHPLLLLPVLITILGVICQVVAVMYWLGWEMGAVEAISLSILVGSSVDYCLHLVEGYLLAGETMISTPGHNAEPGAERQRRTLEAVNHVGVAIVSSAVTTVISTVPLFFCVIVPFAKFGQIVAINTAVSILFTLTVTVAMLACMAPARFTRPPGAVLKASLAVMAVAALGAALCWVGRQFGASAWQSIGA, encoded by the exons ATGGATGTGGAGGACGAGCCGCTGCTGTTTCAGACCAGCTGGGGAGgcgaggaagatgaggaggagcaggaggaagaagatggagtAGCACACGCAGCAGGACAGAGCTGTTTCTCTGGGGAGGCTGGGGTGTGTGGACTGTGGAGGGCAGTGGGGTGGGTGTACACACAGCCCTGGGCCAGTGGAGTGGTTTTAGGGGTTGTTGTCTCACTTCCATGCGCCCTGTTCGCCTACATGCTCCTCTACTGCCCTCCTCTGGACATAGACCTCTCCTACAGTGCCTTTGAGGTTCACAGTCACTTCTCTGCCGAGCGCTTCGACGCCCTCACCATCGCTGTAAAGACTCAGTTGGGGTCCTGGGACAGACGTAAGCGAGACTTAGATAACAGCGAGTCTGAGGCCCTGAGGGAGCTTCTGCTGGAGAGGCTGAGCAGACAGGGAGTATTCAACAGGACAAATAACGAGGGCGTGAGGTCCCCCACTCCTAAAAATGACCCTTTACACACAGGAGATGATCAGAAGAGAGGAGCCGCAGCCAGCAGAGATAATAGGACAGTGCTTGATATGGGTCAGGAGGAAATGGAGAAGCACAATAACTCAAAtcacagagcagaggaggaagcgGAGAGATCATGGGATGGAAACTCCACTCTGCCGCTCATTAGGAGGCGCAGGTTTGCTCCCAATTACTACCTGCAGAGTCAGGCTCTGTGGAGGATAGAGCTGGTGTTTGTGGCTCAAGGGGAGGGCGACAGCAACATCTTCACCCCGGAACGCCTGCAGACGATTCACCACGTTGAGCGCATGCTCATGCAGCACCCGCAGTTTCATCAGTTCTGCTGGAAGCCTCTGGAGATGTTGAGGGATTTGCCTCTGGGACCGTCCTACTGCTCCCCACCCAGCTCAGTCCTGTCTTACCTGTACCCcagtgagagaggagggaagataTACTATGATGGCATGGGCCCAGATCTCGCTGATATTCAAG GTTCTCTGAGTCTGGCCATCACCCACCCACAGTTCTACTGGTACGTGGATGAGAGTCTGTCCCCTGAGcatctcacctcctctctcttaCGCAGTGAGATCCACTTCGGAGCTCCTCTCCCTTCCTACTACTCCCTGCAGGACCGAGCTCACGAGCAAAGATCACTCTTCAAAAACTTTGTGGTTCAGTATGCAGACATCCTATCCAAGCAATCTACCAG CCAGGTGAAGGTGCTGTATGGGGGGACAGAGCTGTTCGATGATGAGGTGAGACACACCTTCCACAATGACATGATGTTGGCTGTTATCAGCGGAGCCTGCATTACTGTGCTCGTCTATGTCCTTACCTCCTTTTCTG TGTTTCTGACTTTCTTTGGACTCGCTAGCATCGGACTGAGCTGCCTGATGGCTCTCTTCTTGTACCATGTTGTGTTTGGCGTGAGGTACCTGGGCATTCTCAATGGAGTTGCAGCCTTTGTTATTATTGGTATTG GGGTGGATGATGTATTTGTGTTCATCAGCACCTTCAGACAAGCTTCTCATCTGCGTCAGCCGCAGCAGCGAATGATCTACACAATTAAAACAGCCGGCCGAGCGACTTTCCTCACCTCCTTCACTACTGCAGCTGCCTATGCTGCCAACACCTTCTCTCAG ATCCCAGCCGTGCATGACTTTGGGCTGTTCATGGCCCTTATTGTCAGCTGCTGCTGGCTTTGGGTTTCCGCCCTGATGCCCGCCGCCCTGTGTATCTGGACTCAGTGTGTGGAGCCTCAGGAACACACCTGGTTGAACTG GGGGAAGCTGTTTTCGGGCCTGTCAGCGAGCCACGGCCCTTTGtcagatgaggatgatgatgtgGCACTTCTGTCAGTGGAGATGGAGCCAG GCTCCTGTGACACAGACGGCGATGCGGCCATTCTTTCCCTGTCAGTGGAGACACCTCTGTCCGCTCCAGGGCAGCAGCACATGGGTGTGGTGAGCACAAATCTCCGGTGGGCCCTAAAACACTTAGTGGCAGAGCCAGCTGTGGAGCGAAGGAAAACCGTTTTAG GTGTCTTCCTCCTGGTTCTGCTCTTATCTGCCGGGTGCTGCTGTTTCCTGAGGCCAGCCACTCACGCCCCCCTTCTTTTCCGCCGGGACACAAACCTCCAGACTCTGCTGGCACTGAGGAGCAACCTCAGCGGTCAGGGTATTTCCTGCCCCATGTGCTCAG GTGTGTTCATGGAAAAGCCCCAtcctttgtacacacacacttcctcatcAGCATTTAAGTTCTCTACACATCAGCAGCACCCGAGCACAGCAACCTCCAATGCTCATCGGAGTtcagcaaaacaaaattcaaGCACCAACCAAACTG GCTCTTTACTTACGGTGTACATATCAAAGTTGGAGCTCGGAGCCTCTACAACCCTTTACCGCTTCGCGCTCAACACCAGCACTCCCTCCCCGTGGAAACTGTGCAGCCCAGAGCATGAAGAGGTGTCGTCGTTTCAG GCTTATAATCAACCCCGCGGCAATTACACCACCAGAATGACAGTGTGTGCTTCCCATGTGTACCACCCGTACCCCAGCTGGATGATCACATCCACCTCGTGTGAACCCCGTCATGGCTGGACGCCAGAGTTTTCCTTTTATGTAGCACCGTCTGTGCAGCAGCACGGCAG GAGATTGTGCTTCGCCCAGCGCCGACTGAGACCTCATCCCAGCCGCGTGTGTGTCAACCCGCCTGGCTGCGGCATCAGTTCTGGGCCTGACGGACCCACACAAGGAACCTTTTATATTCCTCTTCCCAGTG ATCTTTCTTCTCCTGCCAAAATGAAATCATCCAAAACCTTTGGTTTCAACCCGTGCAGTGGCGGTGCATGTGGCCACCCAGCGGTGCGTCCTCTGGTCGACACTGGGGCGATGGTATTTGTTGTATTTGGCATCTTGGGAGTCAACCGAACCGAACACAGGGACAACCACGTTATTGGAGATATG GGCAGCATTATATTGGACCCAGACTTCGATGTTTTCCAGGAAATGGGGCGTCTTTGCAAAATCTGTAAAGCTATTAGTGCAAACACACAACTTGTGAAGCCAGGAGGAGCGCAGTGTTTGCCATCAG GTAATAAACTCTCGTCTATTCTGCCTCTGCTCCATCCTGAGTGTCACTCTCTCCCTGAGCCCAACCTGCTCCCGGGGCAGCTCTCCCACGGAGCGGTGGGAATGCACGGTGGCAAGGTCCGCTGGCTGTCCATGGCCTTTGAGTCT ACCACATACAAGGGCAAATCCTCCTTTCAGACCCATTCCGACTTCCTTCAGTGGGAGAACTTCGTCCAGGAGCAGCTCGCCTCCCTCCCGCAGTCCTCCGCTCTGCAACGGGGTTTCCAGACCTGCGAGCACTGGAAGCAGATCTTCATGGAAATCATAG GTGTGGAGAGTGCCCTCTGGAGTCTGCTGCTGTCTCTAGCCATCTGTGTGGcagctgtgtctgtgtttaccgcacatcctctgctgctgctcccagTACTCATAACCATTCTAG GAGTGATCTGTCAGGTGGTGGCGGTCATGTATTGGCTGGGCTGGGAGATGGGAGCCGTGGAGGCGATTTCTCTCTCTATACTTGTGGGATCTTCAGTGGATTACTGCCTCCACCTGGTGGAGGGATACCTGCTGGCCGGGGAGACCATGATCTCCACGCCTGGTCATAACGCG GAGCCCGGGGCCGAGAGGCAGAGGCGAACCCTGGAGGCAGTGAACCATGTGGGCGTTGCCATAGTGTCCAGCGCAGTCACCACAGTGATCTCCACagtccctctcttcttctgtgtcatTGTGCCTTTCGCCAAGTTTGGCCAGATAGTGGCCATTAACACCGCAGTCTCCATTTTGTTTACCCTGACCGTGACCGTGGCCATGTTGGCGTGCATGGCCCCCGCCCGCTTCACCAGACCCCCCGGCGCTGTGCTGAAGGCCAGTCTGGCAGTGATGGCGGTGGCAGCCTTGGGAGCGGCTCTGTGCTGGGTGGGAAGACAGTTCGGAGCGTCGGCCTGGCAATCAATCGGCGCGTAA
- the disp3 gene encoding protein dispatched homolog 3 isoform X2, with product MDVEDEPLLFQTSWGGEEDEEEQEEEDGVAHAAGQSCFSGEAGVCGLWRAVGWVYTQPWASGVVLGVVVSLPCALFAYMLLYCPPLDIDLSYSAFEVHSHFSAERFDALTIAVKTQLGSWDRRKRDLDNSESEALRELLLERLSRQGVFNRTNNEGVRSPTPKNDPLHTGDDQKRGAAASRDNRTVLDMGQEEMEKHNNSNHRAEEEAERSWDGNSTLPLIRRRRFAPNYYLQSQALWRIELVFVAQGEGDSNIFTPERLQTIHHVERMLMQHPQFHQFCWKPLEMLRDLPLGPSYCSPPSSVLSYLYPSERGGKIYYDGMGPDLADIQGSLSLAITHPQFYWYVDESLSPEHLTSSLLRSEIHFGAPLPSYYSLQDRAHEQRSLFKNFVVQYADILSKQSTSQVKVLYGGTELFDDEVRHTFHNDMMLAVISGACITVLVYVLTSFSVFLTFFGLASIGLSCLMALFLYHVVFGVRYLGILNGVAAFVIIGIGVDDVFVFISTFRQASHLRQPQQRMIYTIKTAGRATFLTSFTTAAAYAANTFSQIPAVHDFGLFMALIVSCCWLWVSALMPAALCIWTQCVEPQEHTWLNWGKLFSGLSASHGPLSDEDDDVALLSVEMEPGSCDTDGDAAILSLSVETPLSAPGQQHMGVVSTNLRWALKHLVAEPAVERRKTVLGVFLLVLLLSAGCCCFLRPATHAPLLFRRDTNLQTLLALRSNLSGQGISCPMCSGVFMEKPHPLYTHTSSSAFKFSTHQQHPSTATSNAHRSSAKQNSSTNQTGSLLTVYISKLELGASTTLYRFALNTSTPSPWKLCSPEHEEVSSFQAYNQPRGNYTTRMTVCASHVYHPYPSWMITSTSCEPRHGWTPEFSFYVAPSVQQHGRLCFAQRRLRPHPSRVCVNPPGCGISSGPDGPTQGTFYIPLPSDLSSPAKMKSSKTFGFNPCSGGACGHPAVRPLVDTGAMVFVVFGILGVNRTEHRDNHVIGDMGSIILDPDFDVFQEMGRLCKICKAISANTQLVKPGGAQCLPSGNKLSSILPLLHPECHSLPEPNLLPGQLSHGAVGMHGGKVRWLSMAFESTTYKGKSSFQTHSDFLQWENFVQEQLASLPQSSALQRGFQTCEHWKQIFMEIIGVESALWSLLLSLAICVAAVSVFTAHPLLLLPVLITILGVICQVVAVMYWLGWEMGAVEAISLSILVGSSVDYCLHLVEGYLLAGETMISTPGHNAEPGAERQRRTLEAVNHVGVAIVSSAVTTVISTVPLFFCVIVPFAKFGQIVAINTAVSILFTLTVTVAMLACMAPARFTRPPGAVLKASLAVMAVAALGAALCWVGRQFGASAWQSIGA from the exons ATGGATGTGGAGGACGAGCCGCTGCTGTTTCAGACCAGCTGGGGAGgcgaggaagatgaggaggagcaggaggaagaagatggagtAGCACACGCAGCAGGACAGAGCTGTTTCTCTGGGGAGGCTGGGGTGTGTGGACTGTGGAGGGCAGTGGGGTGGGTGTACACACAGCCCTGGGCCAGTGGAGTGGTTTTAGGGGTTGTTGTCTCACTTCCATGCGCCCTGTTCGCCTACATGCTCCTCTACTGCCCTCCTCTGGACATAGACCTCTCCTACAGTGCCTTTGAGGTTCACAGTCACTTCTCTGCCGAGCGCTTCGACGCCCTCACCATCGCTGTAAAGACTCAGTTGGGGTCCTGGGACAGACGTAAGCGAGACTTAGATAACAGCGAGTCTGAGGCCCTGAGGGAGCTTCTGCTGGAGAGGCTGAGCAGACAGGGAGTATTCAACAGGACAAATAACGAGGGCGTGAGGTCCCCCACTCCTAAAAATGACCCTTTACACACAGGAGATGATCAGAAGAGAGGAGCCGCAGCCAGCAGAGATAATAGGACAGTGCTTGATATGGGTCAGGAGGAAATGGAGAAGCACAATAACTCAAAtcacagagcagaggaggaagcgGAGAGATCATGGGATGGAAACTCCACTCTGCCGCTCATTAGGAGGCGCAGGTTTGCTCCCAATTACTACCTGCAGAGTCAGGCTCTGTGGAGGATAGAGCTGGTGTTTGTGGCTCAAGGGGAGGGCGACAGCAACATCTTCACCCCGGAACGCCTGCAGACGATTCACCACGTTGAGCGCATGCTCATGCAGCACCCGCAGTTTCATCAGTTCTGCTGGAAGCCTCTGGAGATGTTGAGGGATTTGCCTCTGGGACCGTCCTACTGCTCCCCACCCAGCTCAGTCCTGTCTTACCTGTACCCcagtgagagaggagggaagataTACTATGATGGCATGGGCCCAGATCTCGCTGATATTCAAG GTTCTCTGAGTCTGGCCATCACCCACCCACAGTTCTACTGGTACGTGGATGAGAGTCTGTCCCCTGAGcatctcacctcctctctcttaCGCAGTGAGATCCACTTCGGAGCTCCTCTCCCTTCCTACTACTCCCTGCAGGACCGAGCTCACGAGCAAAGATCACTCTTCAAAAACTTTGTGGTTCAGTATGCAGACATCCTATCCAAGCAATCTACCAG CCAGGTGAAGGTGCTGTATGGGGGGACAGAGCTGTTCGATGATGAGGTGAGACACACCTTCCACAATGACATGATGTTGGCTGTTATCAGCGGAGCCTGCATTACTGTGCTCGTCTATGTCCTTACCTCCTTTTCTG TGTTTCTGACTTTCTTTGGACTCGCTAGCATCGGACTGAGCTGCCTGATGGCTCTCTTCTTGTACCATGTTGTGTTTGGCGTGAGGTACCTGGGCATTCTCAATGGAGTTGCAGCCTTTGTTATTATTGGTATTG GGGTGGATGATGTATTTGTGTTCATCAGCACCTTCAGACAAGCTTCTCATCTGCGTCAGCCGCAGCAGCGAATGATCTACACAATTAAAACAGCCGGCCGAGCGACTTTCCTCACCTCCTTCACTACTGCAGCTGCCTATGCTGCCAACACCTTCTCTCAG ATCCCAGCCGTGCATGACTTTGGGCTGTTCATGGCCCTTATTGTCAGCTGCTGCTGGCTTTGGGTTTCCGCCCTGATGCCCGCCGCCCTGTGTATCTGGACTCAGTGTGTGGAGCCTCAGGAACACACCTGGTTGAACTG GGGGAAGCTGTTTTCGGGCCTGTCAGCGAGCCACGGCCCTTTGtcagatgaggatgatgatgtgGCACTTCTGTCAGTGGAGATGGAGCCAG GCTCCTGTGACACAGACGGCGATGCGGCCATTCTTTCCCTGTCAGTGGAGACACCTCTGTCCGCTCCAGGGCAGCAGCACATGGGTGTGGTGAGCACAAATCTCCGGTGGGCCCTAAAACACTTAGTGGCAGAGCCAGCTGTGGAGCGAAGGAAAACCGTTTTAG GTGTCTTCCTCCTGGTTCTGCTCTTATCTGCCGGGTGCTGCTGTTTCCTGAGGCCAGCCACTCACGCCCCCCTTCTTTTCCGCCGGGACACAAACCTCCAGACTCTGCTGGCACTGAGGAGCAACCTCAGCGGTCAGGGTATTTCCTGCCCCATGTGCTCAG GTGTGTTCATGGAAAAGCCCCAtcctttgtacacacacacttcctcatcAGCATTTAAGTTCTCTACACATCAGCAGCACCCGAGCACAGCAACCTCCAATGCTCATCGGAGTtcagcaaaacaaaattcaaGCACCAACCAAACTG GCTCTTTACTTACGGTGTACATATCAAAGTTGGAGCTCGGAGCCTCTACAACCCTTTACCGCTTCGCGCTCAACACCAGCACTCCCTCCCCGTGGAAACTGTGCAGCCCAGAGCATGAAGAGGTGTCGTCGTTTCAG GCTTATAATCAACCCCGCGGCAATTACACCACCAGAATGACAGTGTGTGCTTCCCATGTGTACCACCCGTACCCCAGCTGGATGATCACATCCACCTCGTGTGAACCCCGTCATGGCTGGACGCCAGAGTTTTCCTTTTATGTAGCACCGTCTGTGCAGCAGCACGGCAG ATTGTGCTTCGCCCAGCGCCGACTGAGACCTCATCCCAGCCGCGTGTGTGTCAACCCGCCTGGCTGCGGCATCAGTTCTGGGCCTGACGGACCCACACAAGGAACCTTTTATATTCCTCTTCCCAGTG ATCTTTCTTCTCCTGCCAAAATGAAATCATCCAAAACCTTTGGTTTCAACCCGTGCAGTGGCGGTGCATGTGGCCACCCAGCGGTGCGTCCTCTGGTCGACACTGGGGCGATGGTATTTGTTGTATTTGGCATCTTGGGAGTCAACCGAACCGAACACAGGGACAACCACGTTATTGGAGATATG GGCAGCATTATATTGGACCCAGACTTCGATGTTTTCCAGGAAATGGGGCGTCTTTGCAAAATCTGTAAAGCTATTAGTGCAAACACACAACTTGTGAAGCCAGGAGGAGCGCAGTGTTTGCCATCAG GTAATAAACTCTCGTCTATTCTGCCTCTGCTCCATCCTGAGTGTCACTCTCTCCCTGAGCCCAACCTGCTCCCGGGGCAGCTCTCCCACGGAGCGGTGGGAATGCACGGTGGCAAGGTCCGCTGGCTGTCCATGGCCTTTGAGTCT ACCACATACAAGGGCAAATCCTCCTTTCAGACCCATTCCGACTTCCTTCAGTGGGAGAACTTCGTCCAGGAGCAGCTCGCCTCCCTCCCGCAGTCCTCCGCTCTGCAACGGGGTTTCCAGACCTGCGAGCACTGGAAGCAGATCTTCATGGAAATCATAG GTGTGGAGAGTGCCCTCTGGAGTCTGCTGCTGTCTCTAGCCATCTGTGTGGcagctgtgtctgtgtttaccgcacatcctctgctgctgctcccagTACTCATAACCATTCTAG GAGTGATCTGTCAGGTGGTGGCGGTCATGTATTGGCTGGGCTGGGAGATGGGAGCCGTGGAGGCGATTTCTCTCTCTATACTTGTGGGATCTTCAGTGGATTACTGCCTCCACCTGGTGGAGGGATACCTGCTGGCCGGGGAGACCATGATCTCCACGCCTGGTCATAACGCG GAGCCCGGGGCCGAGAGGCAGAGGCGAACCCTGGAGGCAGTGAACCATGTGGGCGTTGCCATAGTGTCCAGCGCAGTCACCACAGTGATCTCCACagtccctctcttcttctgtgtcatTGTGCCTTTCGCCAAGTTTGGCCAGATAGTGGCCATTAACACCGCAGTCTCCATTTTGTTTACCCTGACCGTGACCGTGGCCATGTTGGCGTGCATGGCCCCCGCCCGCTTCACCAGACCCCCCGGCGCTGTGCTGAAGGCCAGTCTGGCAGTGATGGCGGTGGCAGCCTTGGGAGCGGCTCTGTGCTGGGTGGGAAGACAGTTCGGAGCGTCGGCCTGGCAATCAATCGGCGCGTAA